The genome window aatagatCATTACTTTCTGTTGAACtacataaaatatgttaaaattaattgtATAGCTTTCTCTCCTAATATAACcaacaatttgttttcatCAAGAATATTCAGGTAAGTCAACTGCagtgaattttataaaaatactagTCGTTTTAACTTAGTCTTTAAAGTGTTAATATATCACAAAATCTTAGTAATGAAAagtagtaaaaatatttaatataaggAATATTGTACTATTATGCTGTACATACATATCGCCCATTTATGTAAAGTTTATTGATTATTTGTGTCAGCAAGTAAACAGATGAATTTTGAATTgaaactttattgttttattttactgaaTTTTCCAACAGGAAAAATGGCATCACGACAGAAAAGGTTGATCGAGGATCTTCAATCAGATCTTCGTCTTTTGTCTAATGAAACAAAGCGACGATATTCTCCTGTAAAAGAAGCTGCAGAGTCTGCAGTTATGAAAATCCGGACAGCTATACCATCAAACTCAAGCAATATTACACCAAGCAAATTAACCGAGTTATTGCGAGAGTCTTGCAGTGACATAATGCAGCCGTTTATCATGGGTTGTGACACTCGAAGCGTGCCAGTTATACAACTTTGTCTTACTGCAATACAAAGAATAATAACCCATGAAGTTGTGGATGAAAAAAACGCAGTGAACGTGGTAAATATGATGTGGCTTGTGTATGAACAAGGTCTTGATGAACTTCAACTGCGGCTACTTCAAACCATTATAGTTCTTGTTACATCAAAATACAGTCGTCTCAATGGTCAACCCCTGGCAAGGGCAATTGTTCTTTGCTTTAGATTGCATTTCACCAAAAACGAGGTGACAAATAATACCGCGGAAGCAACTATACGTCAAGTTATCTCGCTTGTATTTGAGCGTGTTGTTGTGGAAGATGAGGAAAACTCAGTGTTGGATTTGACAGGAGAAGATTATTTGCCTAAATCTGGTGGAAGTAAATTTGATGTTCCTCTAAGTTTAACACCAACAGTAGCGGATGcttataatttatttcaagATCTTTGCCAGTTAGTAAATGCGGACAGCCCACACTGGATTGTTGGAATCACTGAAATGACAAGAACATTTGGACTTGAACTCCTGGAAAGTGTTCTGACTGAATACGAGGGGATTTTCAAGAAACATGCAgagtttaagtttttattaaaagacaGAGTCTGTGCTCTTGTGATCAAGTTGTTTTCACCAAATATTAAACACCGCCAAGGAGCCCCACCACCCCCATCTGGTGCATTGCCAACTTCCCACAGTGATAAACCATACTTTCCAATATCTATGCGCCTTCTGAGAGTCGTTTCAATTCTACTTAAAAGGTATTATAGTTCCCTTATTACTGAAAGTGaaatttttctttctttactcATAAAGTTTTTGGACACTGATAAACCATTCTGGCAACGAGCTATAGCTATTGAAGTACTCAGCCAACTGTGTGCTCAACCAAGACTTTTAACTTCTTTTTGTATGTCGTACGACATGCAAGTTCATAGTACAAAGATATTTCACAACATGGTTTCATCACTAGGAATGCTCATCCAGAGTTTATTCATGCAACGACAGTCCAATAGTGGGTCGAGCTCCGTACTTGAGTCATCAAATTATACGTCAAGTACACTACAATATAACTTTGAATATCATGGTGTGAGTGTTGTACTTAACTCTCTACCATTGAGTACTTCCAGCTCCATAAAGTACATGTTTATGGAAATGCTTGATAAAACAGATCCAACACCATTACCAGATGGATACATTTTTACCATAGCTTACACATCGATGATGGATTTGATATGTGGACTTTCTGCAATGATTGATAATGATCTGGCAGATAAAACTTCAGACAGTGAAAAATCTGATGTTCATGTACTGCAGGAAATGGTTATTTCTTCATGGTCAGTTTTTCTCTCCATTCTCTCTTTGCTCTTGGAAGCAAGTAATGATGAATCATGTACTGCTAGCATTCTAAAGTGCATTGAGTCTTTTACCGGAGTCTGTGGACAACTAAACTTAACTTCGGCCAGAGATGCATTTATTATAGCTTTATGCAAAGCATCTTTGCCAGTACATTATACTGTACCTGTTCTTACATTGTCTTCACCTAAACTGCCACCTATGATGTACCATGATAATAATTCTTTTACCACTGATCAACAAAACGTGGTAGCAGTTGGACAATCATTTCCAAATAACACTGGTGTACAGCCAAGTGCACTAGGTACGGTGTCGCtcacattaaaaaatgttcagtGCATGAGAACCATTATAACACTCGCACACACTCATGGTGCATACATGAATACAGCATGGCAATTAGTGCTTACAACACTGCAACATCTGGTTTGGATCTTGGGTTTAAAGCCTGTATCTGGTGGACAACTGAAACCAGGTTCAAGATCCAGTAATGACAGCAACAGTAATACACCAAGCACAATTCTTACTACTGCCGTCTTAACAGATCTTCCAGAAATATCAAGTATGCTTACAGGATTGTTTGAAGCCTCTCAACACCTGGATGATGTTGCTCTTCATCACTTAATAAATGCTCTCTGTTCCTTGTCCATGGAAGCCATGGATACAGCTTACAATAGCAGCATTAAGGAACCAAGCGTATTTGCTGTGGCTAAGCTACTTGAGACTGGATTAATTAACATGAAGAGAATCGAAATATTATGGAGACCGGTTACGGGACATTTACTTGAAGTCTGTCAACACCCGAACACCATCTTACGTGAATGGGGAGCAGAAGGTGTTGCATCTTTGGTGAAAGTAGCACTGAAACATTACCATGGTAATCAACTTAACAGCAATCCTAGGTTGCTACACATGTTTCTCTTACCCTTGAAAGAACTTTGCTCATTTTTATACCATGACACAAGACAAAAACAATTGGATGcaattttacacattttacaTTGCTGTGGTGATTCATTGTTTTCTGGCTGGCAAGACATTTTAGACATTATTGGTTCAGCTACAGATCGCTCAAATGAATCAATAGTACGCCTTGGGTTTAAAAGTCTTCAGTTGGTGATATCTGATTATCTGCTTTCTTTACCAACAAGTTCAATATCTCAGTGTATAGATGTGGTTGCATTGTACGCAATGCAAAAGCAAGATTTTAACGTGAGTTTGACATCAATTGGGTTGCTTTGGAGTATGTCGGACTACATGctggtaaataaagaaaaattaggTGGTGAAACAAAAAAGGGAAAGTCATGGGTGATTCTGAAAATTGTACTGCTTCACCAGAGATCACTGAACTTTGGATGGATTTGTTCAGTAAAATGGGTAAACTTTGTGTAGATCCAAGGCCAGCAGTGAGAAAGAGTGCGGGTCAGACATTATTTTCAAGTATTTCTGCACAATGGTCCACAATGACAAAAGAAACATGGTACAAAGTAATTTGGAAGGTACTCTTTCCTCTGATGGATGACGTGCAAAAAACTTGTGTCAATGCACCACGCAATAGAAATGAATCGCATGAGACGAATATTTTGATGCATCACTCCAGAGACACAGAAGAAAAACAATGGCAGGAAACTATGGTATTAACCCTCGCCGGAATTGCCAgagtatttaaaatgaaacgaCCAGTCTTGTTGGAAATGAATGATTATGAAATGGCATGGAAAAAGTTACTGGACTATATTCAAGCAGCTTCCACTAACAATAGTGTTGAAGTTTCACGCTCAGCACTTTGCAGCTTTGAAGAAGTATTGAATCCTACAGTAAATGGAGATTCAGCtgttgaaaatatttcactTTGGATCAATGCTTGGAAAGTTTGGTGTAACATTGGACTTAAAGCAGCCATTCAACCCCCACCGGGACAAACTTGTCCTGATGAGATGCTCTCTCAG of Ciona intestinalis unplaced genomic scaffold, KH HT001144.1, whole genome shotgun sequence contains these proteins:
- the LOC108950893 gene encoding LOW QUALITY PROTEIN: protein MON2 homolog (The sequence of the model RefSeq protein was modified relative to this genomic sequence to represent the inferred CDS: inserted 1 base in 1 codon) gives rise to the protein MASRQKRLIEDLQSDLRLLSNETKRRYSPVKEAAESAVMKIRTAIPSNSSNITPSKLTELLRESCSDIMQPFIMGCDTRSVPVIQLCLTAIQRIITHEVVDEKNAVNVVNMMWLVYEQGLDELQLRLLQTIIVLVTSKYSRLNGQPLARAIVLCFRLHFTKNEVTNNTAEATIRQVISLVFERVVVEDEENSVLDLTGEDYLPKSGGSKFDVPLSLTPTVADAYNLFQDLCQLVNADSPHWIVGITEMTRTFGLELLESVLTEYEGIFKKHAEFKFLLKDRVCALVIKLFSPNIKHRQGAPPPPSGALPTSHSDKPYFPISMRLLRVVSILLKRYYSSLITESEIFLSLLIKFLDTDKPFWQRAIAIEVLSQLCAQPRLLTSFCMSYDMQVHSTKIFHNMVSSLGMLIQSLFMQRQSNSGSSSVLESSNYTSSTLQYNFEYHGVSVVLNSLPLSTSSSIKYMFMEMLDKTDPTPLPDGYIFTIAYTSMMDLICGLSAMIDNDLADKTSDSEKSDVHVLQEMVISSWSVFLSILSLLLEASNDESCTASILKCIESFTGVCGQLNLTSARDAFIIALCKASLPVHYTVPVLTLSSPKLPPMMYHDNNSFTTDQQNVVAVGQSFPNNTGVQPSALGTVSLTLKNVQCMRTIITLAHTHGAYMNTAWQLVLTTLQHLVWILGLKPVSGGQLKPGSRSSNDSNSNTPSTILTTAVLTDLPEISSMLTGLFEASQHLDDVALHHLINALCSLSMEAMDTAYNSSIKEPSVFAVAKLLETGLINMKRIEILWRPVTGHLLEVCQHPNTILREWGAEGVASLVKVALKHYHGNQLNSNPRLLHMFLLPLKELCSFLYHDTRQKQLDAILHILHCCGDSLFSGWQDILDIIGSATDRSNESIVRLGFKSLQLVISDYLLSLPTSSISQCIDVVALYAMQKQDFNVSLTSIGLLWSMSDYMLVNKEKLGGETKKXKVMGDSENCTASPEITELWMDLFSKMGKLCVDPRPAVRKSAGQTLFSSISAQWSTMTKETWYKVIWKVLFPLMDDVQKTCVNAPRNRNESHETNILMHHSRDTEEKQWQETMVLTLAGIARVFKMKRPVLLEMNDYEMAWKKLLDYIQAASTNNSVEVSRSALCSFEEVLNPTVNGDSAVENISLWINAWKVWCNIGLKAAIQPPPGQTCPDEMLSQAYLTSLVILFPTLHRHCVEEFTTQDFKLLAQVLYGVVCVPVRSDATAFILPTSNDVLTPLQEAVVNAVDIVQKSVSYKSESTIYPAVFDFLLSIVKFASHPPTYGDIKVHTGSSDKNKWICINYIQFAEYCIGTVVDIFQMTACHKAVIQHTILTSIVTILHDLIKRKYSTQRTTTWQLAVNALVKVLQAGLPVVRQHPQLSIFDNLWEELISCIEDFLFPQSLPPATLSVENHKQLEAFDVLLIDMIRSEILPYSSTFPKDFLSKIISILNKGSVPACTRDIELQIGKERRRDELSKHCFSTLFQFSMQNYPNDGTLESNEHKLSEINEMTVTSLVQRCRSSLTQYTSADRLRTHFPFPEAQLNEVMFALKALDALLVRLKSSKQVIDKSLWCHVLDMYPVLVECIPTSSADVRKSVAQVIGHFQAFLSVNDIPLPL